In Caproiciproducens sp. NJN-50, the following are encoded in one genomic region:
- a CDS encoding Ger(x)C family spore germination protein translates to MRKVIIILILGTFLLSLTACYDAHEMDDMLYVVSIGVDKGISDKWRLTIQFPTMKEGGGQTQSGSGGGGQSQSGSGGDEQSGHSYASIDAPSFFTGIDMLNASLPRKLNFSHAQIIVFSEELAKEGLIGEYIAPLSRFREIRRSARVFVVKGNAIDFIKENKPVIGTTISKSFQVLAHTSENIGYFPNITLENFYEALKSPCGQAIAAMASVNDSKSFAENGEPWGTKFKTGGDYFAGQLPRTGQNKIEVWGTALFNGDKMVGELNGDETRFLLMIRGEFKQGSFTMQDPQKPELIIPLDVRVSKKPQIDIDIKDKKPVIRLKVQLDADLLAVQSMINYEQPELQSLLEETFKKSVEEGITMLIKKCQGLNTDVFHFGDYAAKNFLTIDAFESYDWNRHFKEAEVIVDVNFAIRRTGTQIKSYPIKDPIGVN, encoded by the coding sequence ATGCGTAAAGTAATCATCATATTGATTTTAGGCACTTTTCTGCTAAGTTTAACAGCTTGCTATGATGCTCACGAAATGGACGATATGCTGTATGTTGTTTCCATAGGAGTAGATAAGGGGATATCCGACAAATGGCGATTAACGATACAGTTTCCCACCATGAAAGAAGGCGGAGGACAGACACAATCCGGCAGTGGCGGCGGCGGGCAGTCACAATCCGGCAGCGGCGGAGATGAGCAGAGCGGACACAGTTATGCTTCTATTGACGCGCCTTCGTTTTTTACAGGCATCGACATGTTAAATGCCTCCTTGCCAAGAAAGCTTAATTTCTCACATGCGCAGATCATTGTGTTTTCTGAAGAGTTGGCTAAAGAAGGGCTGATCGGGGAATATATAGCGCCCTTAAGCAGATTCCGTGAGATACGCAGAAGCGCCCGTGTATTTGTTGTGAAGGGGAACGCAATAGATTTTATAAAGGAGAATAAGCCTGTGATTGGGACGACTATATCAAAAAGTTTTCAAGTGCTTGCACATACAAGTGAAAATATCGGTTATTTCCCAAACATTACACTTGAGAACTTCTATGAAGCTCTCAAGTCCCCCTGCGGTCAGGCCATTGCAGCTATGGCCTCGGTAAATGATTCAAAAAGTTTTGCTGAGAACGGTGAACCTTGGGGGACAAAATTTAAAACAGGAGGAGACTATTTTGCAGGCCAGCTTCCGCGAACCGGCCAAAATAAAATTGAGGTATGGGGTACTGCATTATTTAACGGCGATAAGATGGTGGGTGAACTGAACGGGGATGAGACCCGGTTTTTGCTCATGATACGAGGCGAGTTCAAGCAAGGCTCCTTTACAATGCAAGACCCCCAAAAACCCGAACTGATTATACCTTTGGATGTTAGAGTCTCTAAAAAGCCCCAAATTGATATAGATATTAAAGATAAAAAGCCTGTTATTCGGCTCAAGGTTCAACTGGATGCGGATTTACTTGCCGTACAGAGCATGATAAATTACGAACAACCAGAACTTCAGTCACTATTGGAAGAGACCTTTAAGAAAAGCGTAGAAGAAGGAATCACAATGCTTATAAAAAAATGCCAGGGTTTAAATACTGATGTTTTTCATTTTGGTGACTATGCCGCGAAAAACTTTTTAACCATTGATGCATTTGAAAGCTATGATTGGAACAGACATTTTAAAGAAGCTGAAGTGATTGTCGATGTCAACTTTGCTATCCGTAGGACTGGAACGCAAATAAAAAGCTACCCTATAAAAGATCCGATAGGAGTGAATTAG
- a CDS encoding spore germination protein, with product MNLLFAVKNIIIYKEPKNNQRFELLEDEKEDMEISKPAETPEATDSNCNSDEKDSAGSPPKQFKKLIRGLIKTGEPKDRSKVTTDVKSDQNKDDVNHICKELKNNMQKVKQEFHVPTNQDIVIREFKIMQKINAFIVYVDGMVDKNTINDYILRQLMAEQKNNKNTKISVDYITDNLLAINQVIRQTDYEEIIKQILNGLTALFVEGNQECVLIESRGYEKRSVSTPLDESVIKGPQEAFTENLRTNLTLVRKIIKNKDLVTEMMPIGKAENTTCAIMHIKGITNPKIVQEVKRRISSIDIDFIAGDGGLDQLIEDHPFSLFPQILSTERPDKTASFLIDGKVAIICDGSPYASIAPITFFRFFHTSEDTTLRWQFGTFLRLIRMVAAFLATFLPGLFIALTLYHQEMIPTELLFSLSKARENIPIPTILELLVMELFFELMREAGVRLPGAIGQTLGIIGAIILGSAAVAAGIVSPILIMVVSITGLCSFAIPNYSIAFGVRIMRFIFIFFGAIAGFYGIAAGIIIFGGLACSMKSFGVPYFSPVAPKTKANHDIGIMAPPWTLKERPDFLNTNNRKRTSGTVRGWIQQANRGNGK from the coding sequence ATGAATCTTCTTTTCGCTGTTAAAAATATTATCATATATAAAGAACCAAAAAATAACCAAAGGTTTGAATTGCTTGAAGACGAAAAAGAGGATATGGAGATAAGCAAGCCTGCTGAAACACCGGAGGCAACCGATTCTAACTGTAATAGCGATGAGAAAGATAGCGCCGGGTCTCCTCCTAAACAGTTTAAGAAGCTAATTAGAGGACTAATAAAAACTGGAGAACCGAAGGATCGTTCAAAAGTAACAACCGACGTGAAATCGGACCAAAATAAAGATGATGTCAATCATATATGCAAAGAATTAAAGAATAACATGCAAAAGGTTAAGCAGGAATTTCATGTCCCCACCAATCAGGATATTGTCATCAGAGAATTTAAAATCATGCAGAAAATTAATGCTTTTATCGTTTATGTTGATGGTATGGTCGATAAGAACACCATAAACGATTATATTCTGCGTCAATTGATGGCAGAGCAAAAAAACAACAAAAACACGAAAATAAGTGTTGATTATATCACAGATAATCTTCTTGCAATTAATCAGGTTATTAGGCAGACAGATTATGAGGAAATTATCAAGCAGATACTAAACGGCCTTACCGCACTTTTTGTTGAAGGTAATCAAGAATGTGTTCTCATCGAAAGCCGCGGATATGAAAAAAGAAGTGTTTCCACGCCGTTAGATGAATCGGTAATCAAGGGGCCCCAAGAGGCATTTACTGAGAATCTGCGCACCAATTTGACATTAGTGCGTAAAATCATTAAAAATAAAGACCTTGTTACCGAGATGATGCCTATTGGAAAGGCAGAAAATACAACCTGCGCGATTATGCATATTAAGGGTATCACCAATCCCAAAATTGTGCAGGAAGTAAAGAGAAGGATCAGCAGCATTGATATTGATTTTATAGCGGGGGATGGTGGATTAGACCAGTTGATTGAGGATCACCCCTTTTCTCTGTTTCCTCAAATATTAAGCACCGAGCGACCCGATAAAACGGCATCCTTTTTAATAGATGGAAAGGTCGCCATTATCTGTGATGGCTCACCATATGCAAGTATAGCCCCGATAACATTTTTTCGTTTTTTCCACACCTCTGAGGATACAACCCTTCGTTGGCAATTTGGTACATTTTTGAGGCTTATTAGAATGGTTGCCGCCTTTTTGGCAACATTTTTACCCGGGCTTTTTATTGCCCTTACTTTATATCATCAGGAGATGATTCCCACCGAACTTCTATTTTCACTTTCGAAGGCAAGAGAAAATATCCCCATCCCTACAATATTGGAACTTCTGGTCATGGAGTTATTCTTCGAGCTTATGCGGGAAGCAGGTGTACGGTTACCTGGGGCTATTGGCCAAACCTTAGGCATTATCGGCGCTATTATCCTGGGTTCGGCGGCTGTTGCCGCAGGTATTGTGAGCCCTATATTAATTATGGTTGTCTCAATTACCGGATTGTGCAGCTTTGCAATTCCTAATTATAGCATAGCATTTGGGGTCAGGATAATGAGGTTTATATTTATTTTCTTTGGTGCGATTGCAGGCTTTTACGGTATTGCGGCGGGTATTATCATTTTTGGCGGCCTTGCCTGCTCCATGAAATCCTTTGGTGTGCCATACTTCAGTCCTGTTGCACCTAAAACGAAAGCAAATCATGATATTGGTATCATGGCACCTCCTTGGACGCTCAAAGAAAGACCGGACTTTCTTAATACAAACAACAGAAAAAGAACGAGCGGCACAGTGCGGGGTTGGATACAGCAAGCTAACAGAGGTAACGGCAAATGA
- a CDS encoding GerAB/ArcD/ProY family transporter, whose translation MIKEGKFGAQEAVCLITVTITSKVFFSSPAIIAGLIGNAGWYTTLISAAVALAGFCFIYLLLKRFPGKDIVEIFDIALGRVVGFIFSGILGIYMLFISVTRVNELSEFLKVYVIPLSPNWLIIGIFIACIFTLSLLGLESIARLSKLLIYALLAGFLVVLLLGIQNYNINNLFPIFGYGLDKIAFQGIVRSSVYGEVIILAIFAKSFQGVKFIKKEGITGILLSAAIISVSVLSYSLTFPYYVVQEITAPMYAMSTLIDYGRFVQRVEPLFLYVWIIGSFISATLVFYSFIWIFCKTFRIQDKKPIIIGSCTILYATALMHKDIISIILGYVVLIRNFGSLPLFVLPLIALIAALIRKKGGNLNA comes from the coding sequence ATGATTAAAGAGGGGAAATTCGGTGCTCAGGAAGCCGTATGCCTTATCACGGTAACAATAACTTCTAAAGTTTTTTTCTCAAGCCCGGCAATAATTGCAGGACTTATAGGCAACGCAGGCTGGTATACTACCTTAATTTCAGCTGCAGTTGCTCTTGCAGGTTTCTGCTTTATTTATTTACTATTGAAGCGTTTCCCGGGCAAAGACATCGTGGAAATATTTGATATAGCCTTAGGACGAGTTGTTGGATTTATCTTTTCGGGTATATTAGGAATATACATGCTTTTTATTTCTGTTACCAGAGTAAATGAATTATCGGAATTTCTTAAGGTTTACGTTATTCCTCTAAGTCCCAACTGGCTCATTATCGGTATTTTTATTGCCTGCATTTTTACTCTTTCTTTGTTGGGCTTAGAGAGTATTGCAAGGCTTTCAAAGCTTTTAATATATGCCTTGTTAGCCGGTTTTTTAGTCGTACTGCTTCTGGGTATACAGAATTATAATATTAATAACTTGTTCCCCATCTTTGGATATGGATTAGATAAAATTGCTTTTCAAGGTATTGTAAGAAGTTCTGTTTACGGTGAAGTGATTATACTCGCGATATTTGCTAAATCCTTTCAGGGTGTTAAGTTTATAAAAAAAGAGGGCATAACCGGTATTTTGCTGTCTGCTGCGATTATTTCTGTATCGGTTCTTTCTTATTCATTGACTTTTCCGTATTACGTAGTCCAAGAAATAACCGCGCCTATGTATGCGATGTCAACACTTATTGATTATGGAAGGTTTGTGCAGAGAGTTGAGCCATTATTTTTGTATGTATGGATTATCGGTAGTTTTATATCGGCAACCTTGGTTTTCTATTCATTCATATGGATATTCTGTAAAACATTTAGAATACAGGACAAAAAGCCAATCATAATCGGCAGTTGTACTATCCTTTATGCAACCGCTTTAATGCACAAGGATATCATATCCATAATTTTGGGGTACGTTGTGCTGATAAGAAATTTTGGTTCATTGCCGCTATTTGTATTGCCCTTGATAGCCTTGATTGCAGCATTGATCAGGAAAAAAGGAGGCAATTTGAATGCGTAA